In one window of Oryza sativa Japonica Group chromosome 9, ASM3414082v1 DNA:
- the LOC4346490 gene encoding 2-oxoglutarate-dependent dioxygenase 33 → MAIQSYSYSGRGSERTAYRIIFFGQSNRIGFHYILSHFFLTLWFYKTPHMTSKVTPLSQQSKIPNPTQPNPTALSRHSSPARPPPESPSPDRRRVRVPTGGFSPCITMGSDFKAIPLIDISPLVGKIDDPSMVNDEDLLQVVQMLDDACREAGFFYVKGHGIADSLMKQVRDVTQKFFQLPYEEKLKIKMTPQSGYRGYQRVGENITKGKPDMHEAIDCYTPIEPGKYGDLAKPMVGSNLWPKYPSNFDVLLENYISLLRDLSRKIMRGIALALGAPVDAFEGTTAGDPFWVCRLIGYPVSTDIPEEQRTDTGCGAHTDYGLLTLVNQDDDICALEVRNQSGEWIYAKPIPGTFVCNIGDMLKVWSNGIYQPTLHRVVNNSPRYRVSVAFFYESNFDAAVEPVEFCRERTGGVAKYEKVVYGEHLVQKVLTNFVM, encoded by the exons ATGGCAATCCAATCCTATTCTTACTCGGGTCGGGGGTCAGAGCGCACCGCATATCGCATCATTTTTTTCGGGCAATCCAATCGTATAGGTTTCCACTACATACTTTCCCATTTTTTTCTTACACTTTGGTTCTATAAAACGCCGCACATGACGTCGAAAGTCACCCCGCTATCGCAGCAATCCAAAatccccaacccaacccaacccaacccaaccgcACTATCACGCCACTcttcgcccgcccgcccgccgccggaaTCGCCATcgcccgaccgccgccgcgttcGTGTCCCCACAGGCGGCTTCTCTCCCTGCATCACCATGGGTTCTGACTTCAAGGCAATCCCCTTGATCG ACATTAGTCCCCTTGTCGGAAAGATTGATGATCCGAGCATGGTCAATGACGAGGATTTGCTGCAAGTTGTGCAAATGTTGGACGATGCCTGCAGGGAGGCTGGATTCTTTTATGTG AAAGGCCATGGGATTGCTGACTCGCTAATGAAGCAAGTTAGGGATGTGACACAGAAGTTCTTTCAGCTTCCTTATGAGGAAAAACTCAAGATTAAAATGACACCTCAGAGTGGATACAG AGGGTACCAAAGAGTTGGTGAAAATATTACCAAGGGTAAACCTGACATGCATGAAGCAATTGAT TGCTACACGCCTATTGAACCTGGTAAATATGGAGACCTTGCTAAACCAATGGTAGGATCTAATTTGTG GCCCAAATATCCATCAAATTTTGATGTACTGCTGGAAAACTATATCAGCCTTCTAAGAG ATCTTTCAAGAAAGATCATGCGAGGTATAGCCTTGGCGTTGGGTGCGCCAGTTGATGCTTTTGAAGGTACAACCGCAGGAGATCCTTTTTGGGTTTGCAGGCTGATCGGTTATCCTGTATCAACTGATATTCCAGAAGAGCAGCGCACTGATACTGGGTG TGGAGCTCACACAGACTATG GTCTTCTGACATTGGTTAATCAGGATGATGACATATGCGCCCTTGAG GTCAGAAACCAATCAGGTGAATGGATATATGCCAAACCAATCCCAGGAACCTTCGTCTGCAACATCGGTGACATGCTGAAG GTTTGGTCAAACGGAATATATCAGCCAACACTTCATCGAGTTGTTAACAACTCCCCTCGCTACCGTGTATCTGTTGCATTCTTCTATGAG TCAAACTTCGATGCTGCCGTAGAGCCTGTTGAGTTCTGCCGGGAGAGAACAGGTGGTGTTGCCAAGTATGAAAAGGTTGTGTACGGAGAACACTTGGTTCAGAAAGTCTTGACAAACTTCGTCATGTAA